The following nucleotide sequence is from Cercospora beticola chromosome 2, complete sequence.
TTGAATGACTGGACCCGTCTCACATTCGGTCACAACCAGAAAGTCATCGAAACGATCGCTGAGATGTCCATGCAATCATGGCCAGCATACGAGAACTACACCGGCAATCTCGGTATTCAAACCCTGACCGACATCCTCTATACACACTTTGGTCCCAACCCACAATCACAAGACGGCAATGGTTGGGGCCAATGGACACGCGCCGATAATGAAGGCGTCGGAATGGACAGGACTGTATCGAACGGCACTGGCTACGCCGGGCAATACCCTCCCCAAGTCGCCCAGCTCTTCGAGAACATCTCGACAACGCCTGACGACCTACTTCTCTGGTTCCATCACGTTCCCTACACGCATATCCTCAAATCCGGCAAGTCCGTCGCCCAACATTTCTACGACGCGCACTACGCAGGCGCAGAAACAGCCCAAAATTTTGTCACCCTATGGAAATCCCTCCACGGCCTCATCGATGCCGAACGCTACAACGAAGTTTTATATCGGCAAGAATTCCAAGCAGGTCACAGCATTGTCTGGCGCGACGCGATCAACAACTGGATTTACAATCTCTCCAGCATCGAAGATATTTCTTCTCGCGTGGGAAATTCTCCTTGGAGAATTGAGGCCGAGGACATGCAACTAGACGGGTATGAAATCTACGACGTTTCTCCATTCGAAATCGCTTCGGGTACAAAGGCTATTGTCACATCCTCGAATACTACAACAGGAACGGCATCCGTTAGCGTCCCGTTCGAAAGTGGACGCTACGATCTCATCGTCCAGCATTTCGATCTAACAGCGGGCAATAGCACATTTACTGTCACGCTCGGAGATCGGGAGGTTGGGAAATGGAGGAGTGATGATGTATATACCGGAAGAGTAGGGCATACACCTTCGATCTATCTGGATGGACATTCTGCGACGAGGAAACGATTCGCGAATGTGCAGGTGAACAAGGGTGACGTCCTGAAGGTCGTGGGGCAGCCCGATGGAATTGAGCCTGCACCAGTAGACTACGTCGCATTTCTGCCAGAGGGGGTGGTAGATTGAGGATATGTCATCAGTCTTCAACAGATCGCGGCATTCTCCGATGCCTGTTCGAATACAATGCCACGCACGTTGGTCATGATCAATAGCTAAGGTGAGATTGGAAAGGACAGCTAAGCCGGGAATCGTGAACTTAGCAGTTTCATTGGAACAGTCGCAGGTATCTGAGTGCCGCGCGTGCTTTAGCCCCAGCACTGTATGAACGCCGTCCTTGCCCATGCATTCCCATTGGTATCGTGAAATTTTGGTGACCCGACTGTGGTGAGCGAGTAGTttactcctcctcctcctcgccggcgTCCTCGTCGCCCTTGCTCTCAGCAgccttggccttctttcTCCTGACACGTCCTGGGCGGCCACCACCGAATGGCGAGGTGAGCGAGAAGTCAATGTGCTTCTGGGAGTCGAGACGGACGATGAATGATGGGACGTTCACAATCTGCTTGCCGACACTGTACGAGAGGTCAGTGAGTGGTGTCAGGTGGGCAGAAAAGGATATGTGCATACCGGATGTGACGCTGACGGATCAGGACACGAGCGTGGTGGATGGACTTGGCGAGACCAAGCTTGTAGACGCAAGTCTGAAGACGACGCTCCAAGAAATCCTCAACCTTGAGGGCCAAGACGTAATCGAGCTTCATGCGGGACTCATCGAGCACACCGACACGAACCAGACGACGAATGAGGGCATTTCCTTCGAAGAGACGCTTTGGGTCCTTCTCGTCGAGGGTAAGAAGCTGACTGTAGAATGGTCAGTAAATGATATGCCAGGACATGACAGGAGATGTATTTACCGGGCAGCACGACGAATCTTGGAGAGGGTGAGCTGGACACGCCACACCTCACGCTTGTTGCGCAGACCGTATTCTCCGACGATCTTCAATTCGGAGTCACTGTGCAGCCATTATTAGACACCAGATATACAGCGCAGCATGAAGCTGGCTCATTGATCATGGGCTATACGCACAGACGAGCGGCCTCGAAGGGACGACGTGGGACCTTGTAGGTCTTGGAGTACGAGCGTCTGGGAGAATGTCAGTCTGTGTCCCTCTGCAAGTCGAATTGTACCAGTCATGAAGATGCAGgttctgttgctgctgcgcttgTGATATATGCGACGCCAGATCCTCTTCCACCACATGCTCCTCTCTTTCAATGCGTCTTGCCAGTGGCCGAGTGCATGTTGCGTCTTCACCGATTTGAGACCGCACGCGAGCAATTGAGGACCATTCGCCGGCGTCGCATTTCCACGTGCACCACTTCCAGACACcctgcatcttcttcgctgtgTACGAGGTATCGAGTAACGTACGGGGCCATGGTGATTGTCGTGCGGGCAACTCGTGCTTGTCGGATCAGAGAAGTCCAAAGCTGCAGTGAAGAGCAAATCCTCAAGTGCGAGCCGGCAGAGTCTTGGCACGCCTTCCCCCATTCGGAGCCAGCGGGCCGGAATTTTAGTGGGGCCACATCGCGAATTCCATCGTTTGGCAAGAGCGTGGAAGAAGTTGACCTCGATCACACCCAGCGAACAATCTCGAACCCGCCCATCTACCTCCCACACCACCGTCAACATGGGTCACGCTGCAGGTCTCCGCGCTGGCACTCGCTATGGTATGTGCGACATTGCGATCACGAGCAGACCGCACAATGCGCCGGCGACAGGTACTAACACATTGCGATCACAGCCTTCTCGCGCGacttcaagaagaagggtaTGATCCCTCTCTCGACCTACCTCAAGCAGTACCGCGTCGGAGATATCGTTGATGTTGTGGCCAACGGTGCCGTTCAAAAGGGCATGGTAGGTGGATAAATGGATACACACTTTCTCAGCTTAGTAGTCTCTGTGCTCTGGCTCTCCAGACACACGCTACAAGCGCCTCCTTGCGGTGAGAGGCTAACGCCCGCATTTCAATAGCCATACAAGGTCTACCACGGTAAGACTGGTGTCGTCTACAACGTCACCAAGTCCGCTGTTGGTGTCATCCTCTACCGCCAGGTCGGCAACCGCTACATCGAGAAGCGCATCAACGTTCGCGTTGAGCACGTCCGACACTCGCGTTCGCGTGACGAGTTCTTGGCCCGTGTCAAGACCAACGCCGCAAAGCAGAGGCAAGCTAAGGAGACTGGCGAGCACGTCCACCTCAAGAGACAGCCAGCTCAGCCACGTGAGGCCCGCACTGTCAGCGCCAAGGACAACAAGCCAGAGAACGTTGCTCCTATCGCATACGAGACCactatctagagagtttCGGCATTTTTGGTTGGGCGCATGTGGTGGGATGGACGAAATGATACTCCAGGCATTGTTGAGCAGATTTGGCAGTCATGGAACTGTCTGCTGACTCCGCCGTTCTCCATAGTGAGCAAAACAAAACTACATGTTTGAAACGCCATCGCAGACACTTTTCTTAGACTTTTTCCGAGAACCTATTCTCATCATCCTACACGACCCACGTGACGATACTCTTGGCAGCTGCTCACCTCCACTCATCGATGCTCAACACAACATCGACAATCCATCACACTTACCATGTCCGCAGTTAGCTGACAAACAGCCAtgtctccatcttcgtcggcgGCAGCGATGCCGAGTCACGTTCGCAATCGAGGATCGTCAAACGCAACTCCAGTGCCTGACGCATCAATCAAACCATCAAGAATATCATCAAGACCAGGTTCACCGGCCGGGCTTTTTCAAGACCCATCAGTGCCTGTGCCAAACTACACTGTGTTCATCAGACTTCCATTCAATAGGGGAGAGTTTCGCGATCCTGCACCTACAAACTGGACCGCCGCCAAGGACCGACAACTATGGAAGCTGATCTCGAAATCACACTCTGGAGATCTAGATTGGGAGGGTTTGAGTCAAGATTTTGATGTCGAGCTAAACTTTCTGCTCATGCAAGCGGCTTGGCTGTCGGAGCGGCACATGGAGAGAATGAGGCGGCAAATGACCAGggtgggcggcggtggagctggagagggaggagctggaagtgGAACGGCAAGTTCGTCAGGTGGCgtgaagatggagaggacTGCGAGTCGAGGTACGATTCATCACGACCGAAGCGTGTATCCTGCAGCGAAGCTGACCCTGATTCTAGAATCAAAGTTGCAATCCGGATCGACTACCACCGCAGTCCGTCGAGGCAGTCCATCATTTCCGTTATCCTCAGAAGTACCAGCCTCGCCCGTCATAGATGAACCAAAGTCCGGAGTGCCTCCAATTTCCAGAACGCCGTCCTCGGCGACAGTGACACAAAGCAAAGTCACGGGATCCCGACAACAGCAACCACGATCAC
It contains:
- the RPL21A gene encoding 60S ribosomal protein eL21; the protein is MGHAAGLRAGTRYAFSRDFKKKGMIPLSTYLKQYRVGDIVDVVANGAVQKGMPYKVYHGKTGVVYNVTKSAVGVILYRQVGNRYIEKRINVRVEHVRHSRSRDEFLARVKTNAAKQRQAKETGEHVHLKRQPAQPREARTVSAKDNKPENVAPIAYETTI
- the RPS9 gene encoding 40S ribosomal protein uS4 produces the protein MAPRSYSKTYKVPRRPFEAARLDSELKIVGEYGLRNKREVWRVQLTLSKIRRAARQLLTLDEKDPKRLFEGNALIRRLVRVGVLDESRMKLDYVLALKVEDFLERRLQTCVYKLGLAKSIHHARVLIRQRHIRVGKQIVNVPSFIVRLDSQKHIDFSLTSPFGGGRPGRVRRKKAKAAESKGDEDAGEEEEE